The Brevibacillus choshinensis genome includes a region encoding these proteins:
- a CDS encoding branched-chain amino acid ABC transporter permease, producing the protein MNELSPMLAQLVNGLIIGSIYGLMALGLTIIFGVLKIVNFSHGEFYMLGAYVSYFVSQTMGLHPILGIFVAILATFIIGMLIEKALLTPLFENKVERKDEYALLITFGLSLFLINMALAVFGPFQKSAPALTSGVINLGVITLSSGKVLAAVIAIGVLLCTLFIINKTWLGTALRAISQDRDASAIMGINAKRLGSIAFGLGACMAGAAGALLGPVFLVYPIMGTVPAIKSFVIIVLGSMGSIKGAIYGSLLVGIVESMGVFLLSPAYRDVYSFLILILILLFKPKGLFGGAQWNN; encoded by the coding sequence ATGAACGAACTCTCACCGATGCTTGCGCAACTAGTAAACGGGCTGATCATTGGCTCCATCTATGGCTTAATGGCTCTTGGACTGACGATCATTTTTGGCGTTTTGAAAATTGTTAACTTCTCGCATGGCGAGTTCTACATGCTGGGAGCGTACGTTTCTTACTTTGTGAGTCAGACTATGGGACTGCATCCCATTTTAGGAATATTCGTGGCTATTCTTGCTACGTTTATCATCGGGATGTTGATAGAAAAGGCATTGCTGACGCCTCTCTTTGAAAACAAGGTAGAGCGGAAAGATGAATATGCGTTGCTTATTACCTTTGGTCTCTCGCTCTTTTTAATTAATATGGCCTTGGCCGTATTTGGCCCGTTTCAAAAAAGCGCTCCTGCTCTCACAAGTGGCGTTATCAACTTAGGCGTGATTACGCTGAGCTCTGGAAAGGTACTAGCTGCCGTCATAGCGATTGGGGTCCTGCTTTGCACGCTGTTTATCATCAATAAAACGTGGCTGGGAACGGCACTGAGGGCGATCTCCCAGGATCGGGATGCCAGCGCCATTATGGGGATTAATGCGAAGCGGCTAGGCAGTATCGCTTTTGGACTGGGAGCATGTATGGCCGGTGCGGCGGGGGCGTTGCTGGGTCCGGTCTTTCTCGTATATCCCATCATGGGGACTGTGCCCGCTATCAAGTCATTCGTCATCATTGTCTTAGGATCGATGGGATCGATAAAAGGGGCCATTTACGGTTCATTGTTGGTCGGTATTGTCGAGAGCATGGGCGTCTTTCTGTTGTCCCCTGCCTATCGGGATGTTTACAGCTTCCTGATTTTGATCCTCATTTTGCTCTTTAAACCGAAAGGGCTGTTTGGAGGGGCGCAATGGAACAATTAG
- a CDS encoding ABC transporter substrate-binding protein has protein sequence MIKIGGIGPLTPPGSPVLGEEIQKAMQLAVDDVNQKGVLGKKLQLFYEDSAGSPEKGQSAMEKLIKKEQVVAIAGEGHSSAALAEIEVAKRDNVPFIVAEAWSDAITEKGYENIFRVAPNNSMFSKRVVEYVEFAGFKNVAILAEDSDWGIGNVDLLKKQLTDKGIPFKSIVVDRNTKDFVPQLLDLTKDFQPDIILNIMTGVGCYLVVKQAHELGIAPSAKTAMLMGGADAAYPEIWETTGEAAKYLIWQAPYHPKAKFTDLTQPVVKAYEEKNGRKPTYAALHAYDTVLLLADAITRAGSTESAKVIKALEEAKLEGTRGTITFPAEKGVDYHNWLPSLLFMQYTQINQSPDDAEILFPKDVSTAQYVKPEK, from the coding sequence GTGATCAAGATCGGCGGTATCGGACCGTTAACTCCGCCGGGCAGTCCTGTTCTGGGCGAAGAAATTCAGAAAGCCATGCAGCTAGCAGTGGATGACGTCAATCAAAAGGGTGTGTTGGGTAAGAAGCTACAGTTGTTTTATGAGGATAGCGCCGGTTCTCCTGAGAAGGGTCAATCTGCGATGGAAAAGTTGATTAAAAAGGAACAGGTAGTCGCTATCGCAGGGGAGGGGCACAGTTCTGCTGCATTAGCAGAGATAGAAGTGGCGAAGAGAGACAATGTTCCTTTTATCGTAGCGGAAGCGTGGTCGGACGCCATTACGGAAAAGGGCTATGAAAATATCTTTCGCGTAGCACCGAACAATTCGATGTTTTCCAAGCGTGTCGTCGAGTATGTAGAATTCGCCGGATTTAAAAATGTAGCCATCCTCGCCGAAGATAGCGACTGGGGGATTGGAAACGTCGATTTGTTGAAAAAGCAACTGACGGATAAAGGAATTCCTTTTAAAAGTATCGTCGTTGATCGAAACACCAAGGATTTTGTGCCGCAGTTACTCGACCTGACGAAAGATTTTCAGCCGGACATTATTTTAAATATTATGACGGGTGTCGGGTGCTACTTGGTAGTGAAGCAAGCGCATGAATTAGGAATTGCCCCGTCCGCAAAAACGGCCATGCTGATGGGCGGAGCCGACGCAGCCTACCCGGAAATTTGGGAGACGACAGGGGAAGCCGCAAAATATCTGATCTGGCAAGCGCCGTATCACCCGAAGGCGAAATTCACCGATTTGACGCAGCCAGTGGTGAAAGCGTATGAGGAGAAAAACGGCAGGAAGCCTACCTATGCAGCCCTTCATGCTTACGACACGGTGCTGTTGTTGGCAGATGCGATTACCCGCGCTGGCTCGACTGAATCTGCCAAGGTCATCAAGGCTCTAGAGGAAGCCAAGCTAGAGGGAACACGAGGAACCATTACATTCCCAGCGGAAAAGGGGGTCGATTACCATAACTGGCTGCCATCGCTGTTGTTTATGCAGTACACACAAATCAATCAAAGTCCGGATGATGCAGAGATCCTTTTCCCTAAGGATGTCTCTACCGCACAGTACGTAAAGCCGGAAAAATAA
- a CDS encoding glutaredoxin family protein: MANTVIIYTQTTCGPCQEEKMWLTSQQVAFEDRDIRKNDTYFQEAISLGASMTPVTHIKKENGEEIVIHGFDKEEIKKALDLN, from the coding sequence ATGGCTAATACCGTCATTATTTACACGCAAACTACTTGCGGACCGTGCCAAGAGGAAAAAATGTGGCTCACCAGCCAGCAGGTTGCATTTGAAGACCGTGATATTCGCAAAAACGACACGTACTTTCAGGAAGCCATTAGCCTGGGTGCCAGCATGACCCCTGTCACTCATATTAAAAAAGAAAATGGCGAGGAAATCGTCATTCACGGTTTCGACAAGGAAGAAATAAAAAAAGCATTAGATCTAAATTGA
- a CDS encoding ABC transporter ATP-binding protein, whose translation MLKVTNLTKRFGGTIAVNQVNLQINKGEIVGIIGPNGSGKSTLLHTITGVYQPDEGTIEYRNKEITKAPLEEKARMGIGRTFQNLRLFKHLTVWENLMIPAIQLKKNKKEAEEEAKELLELVRLHNHIDEQAQNLSVGQQRLLEFIRTVMLNSELIFLDEPTAGFHPNMIQNFLDTLLKLHARGKSFVMIEHNIPAIMEVSTRLIAVAAGEVIADGDPKVVHSNPQVVEAYLG comes from the coding sequence GTGCTAAAGGTAACCAACTTGACGAAACGCTTTGGTGGCACCATTGCAGTCAACCAAGTGAACTTGCAGATCAACAAAGGAGAAATCGTCGGTATCATCGGCCCCAATGGATCAGGTAAATCTACATTGCTGCATACGATCACCGGAGTGTATCAGCCGGATGAAGGGACAATCGAGTATCGGAACAAGGAAATTACCAAGGCGCCCTTGGAAGAAAAAGCACGAATGGGTATCGGCCGTACCTTCCAAAATCTGCGTCTGTTCAAACACCTCACCGTTTGGGAAAACCTGATGATTCCGGCCATTCAGCTGAAGAAAAACAAAAAGGAGGCAGAAGAGGAAGCAAAGGAATTGTTGGAGCTGGTGAGGCTGCATAATCACATAGACGAGCAGGCGCAAAATCTATCTGTCGGGCAGCAGAGATTGCTGGAGTTTATCCGGACGGTGATGCTGAATTCGGAGTTGATTTTCCTCGACGAACCGACTGCGGGGTTTCACCCGAATATGATCCAAAACTTTCTCGATACGTTGCTGAAGCTTCATGCGCGTGGCAAGTCCTTTGTGATGATTGAGCACAATATTCCGGCCATCATGGAGGTAAGCACGCGATTGATTGCGGTAGCAGCGGGCGAGGTAATCGCAGATGGCGACCCAAAGGTGGTCCATTCCAATCCGCAAGTGGTCGAGGCCTATCTGGGCTAA
- a CDS encoding ArsR/SmtB family transcription factor, whose translation MEMDLMQVLFLSEVYKLLGDKTRLTIMALLQVQSLCVRDLVEILQTSQPSVSQHLAKLKTHGLVKERRKGPWVFYSVNTECAPAVQQILSHLPDMSPVIKQKSAENEPSFG comes from the coding sequence ATGGAAATGGATTTAATGCAGGTACTGTTTTTGTCCGAGGTTTATAAGCTGCTTGGTGACAAGACGCGACTGACGATCATGGCTCTCCTGCAAGTGCAGTCCTTATGTGTCCGTGATCTCGTGGAGATTCTGCAAACTTCCCAACCCTCTGTATCCCAGCACTTAGCGAAGTTAAAGACACATGGTTTGGTAAAAGAGCGCAGAAAGGGACCATGGGTTTTCTACTCAGTCAATACGGAGTGTGCTCCTGCAGTTCAGCAGATTTTGTCTCACTTACCGGATATGTCGCCTGTCATCAAACAAAAATCAGCCGAGAATGAACCTTCTTTCGGCTGA
- the acpS gene encoding holo-ACP synthase, producing MIVGIGVDMIEIERIEKILKRQPKALQRFLTQEEQKLLAGKSETRQSEFVAGRYAAKEAGAKALGTGIGEVLSFLDMEILPTGTGKPELTFHPEVYRRLGLDPARVRIHLSISHSQSHAIAQVVVEEQ from the coding sequence ATGATTGTAGGAATTGGAGTAGATATGATTGAAATCGAACGGATCGAAAAAATACTGAAAAGACAGCCAAAAGCACTTCAACGTTTTCTAACCCAAGAGGAACAAAAGCTACTTGCAGGAAAGTCTGAGACGAGACAGTCCGAATTTGTAGCGGGACGCTATGCTGCCAAAGAAGCAGGGGCAAAAGCGCTGGGGACGGGGATCGGAGAGGTCTTGAGCTTTCTGGACATGGAAATATTACCGACTGGCACTGGCAAGCCAGAGCTGACTTTTCATCCAGAGGTCTATCGCAGACTTGGACTGGACCCTGCCCGTGTGCGGATACACTTGAGCATTTCACATAGCCAATCTCATGCGATTGCACAGGTTGTTGTGGAAGAGCAATAA
- a CDS encoding outer membrane lipoprotein-sorting protein, translated as MKRAALPLVLLLVFTLLLGGCFGQKTPEDVVSDLSGTLDKMAGYKSQAVLTMQTGSTPMEYDVQVWYEKPTNYRVALTSKQRGITQIILRNSEGVFVLTPHLNKSFRFQSGWPENNGPLYLYETLIRSIIDDAERQMKMDDKQYVFEVKANYSGNRSLTKQKIWLTEDFKPTHAEIMDSSMNPLVKIDFSEFVFNPSFDKDAFDKDRNMTTSSLPSIPTLAKPNGKVAQLPSSQFGVIVPTYVPQGVQQGDIEPVTRDGVRTVVLSYKGSYNYKLTEARPTEASVSYEQGMPIDLGFTIGVLAQTTDNRRYLTWELDGVEFMMAGDLPEEEMVKVAQSTYGIGGK; from the coding sequence ATGAAACGGGCAGCTTTACCACTGGTGTTATTGTTGGTCTTTACCCTGCTGCTCGGCGGCTGCTTTGGTCAAAAAACACCCGAAGATGTGGTGAGTGACTTGAGCGGTACGCTGGACAAAATGGCTGGCTACAAGTCTCAAGCAGTGCTGACCATGCAAACTGGTTCTACTCCCATGGAGTACGATGTGCAGGTATGGTACGAGAAACCGACCAATTATCGGGTAGCACTGACCTCCAAGCAGCGTGGCATCACCCAGATCATCCTGCGGAATAGCGAAGGAGTTTTTGTTCTTACGCCACACTTGAACAAGAGCTTCCGCTTCCAGAGTGGTTGGCCTGAAAATAATGGGCCACTTTACCTGTACGAAACGCTCATTCGTAGCATCATCGATGACGCAGAGCGTCAAATGAAGATGGATGACAAGCAGTATGTGTTTGAAGTCAAAGCAAACTACAGTGGCAATCGCTCATTGACCAAGCAAAAAATTTGGCTGACGGAAGATTTCAAACCGACGCACGCAGAAATCATGGATTCGAGCATGAATCCACTTGTGAAGATTGACTTTTCGGAATTCGTGTTCAATCCGTCCTTCGACAAGGATGCTTTTGACAAGGATCGCAATATGACGACCAGCTCGTTGCCTTCTATCCCGACTTTGGCGAAGCCAAATGGAAAAGTGGCCCAACTGCCGTCCAGTCAGTTTGGTGTCATCGTTCCGACCTATGTACCACAAGGTGTGCAGCAAGGGGATATTGAGCCTGTGACAAGGGATGGAGTGCGTACAGTCGTTCTTAGCTACAAAGGCTCCTACAACTACAAGCTGACGGAGGCGCGTCCGACAGAAGCATCTGTTTCCTACGAGCAGGGAATGCCAATCGATTTAGGCTTCACGATCGGTGTCCTGGCGCAGACGACAGACAATCGCCGCTATCTCACATGGGAGCTGGATGGCGTGGAGTTTATGATGGCAGGGGACTTGCCAGAAGAAGAAATGGTAAAGGTCGCTCAGTCGACGTACGGCATCGGCGGCAAATAA
- a CDS encoding sigma-54 interaction domain-containing protein — protein sequence MTNIDLEAMLNSLYDIVHVTDAEGKTIYCTETYEQFIGVSRNEMLGRNIEDFYNLGYFKPTITMRVIRERKKVHTIQTTFQNRKLFVVGTPIFDKAGNFLGVVNISTDITHQEKLQSELNEVKHLSSIYFEEMDKYSNENKEDASFIYRSSSMEHIVEMAKRLAQVDSTVILLGESGVGKGVLAKYIHKNSARKDKHFVQINCGAIPDTLLESELFGYEKGAFTGAGKEGKMGLFEKANGGTLFLDEIGELPLRLQVKLLTTLQEKTITRLGGSTPKKIDIKLITATNKNLKRMVENGEFREDLYYRIHVIPMEIPPLRERPEEIPLLTRYFLDYYSRKYNLNKQLSDKCYHILEKYEWPGNVRELENLIERLVVTSKGDIITSEQIPSSITNMVASGKNGIKVFDLLPITEAVEEVERQLLQRAFDLYKTTTKMAEALGISQPSVSRKLKKYNIQ from the coding sequence ATGACCAATATTGATTTGGAAGCGATGCTGAATTCTTTGTACGATATCGTTCACGTCACCGATGCCGAAGGGAAAACGATCTATTGTACAGAAACGTATGAACAATTTATTGGGGTATCACGTAACGAGATGCTTGGTAGGAACATTGAAGATTTTTATAATCTTGGGTATTTCAAGCCGACGATTACAATGAGGGTGATTCGAGAGAGGAAAAAAGTGCACACGATTCAGACCACTTTTCAAAATCGGAAGTTGTTTGTAGTGGGTACGCCTATATTTGATAAGGCTGGCAATTTCTTAGGCGTGGTCAACATTTCAACCGATATCACGCATCAAGAAAAGTTACAGAGTGAATTAAACGAAGTGAAACACCTCAGCTCGATATACTTCGAAGAAATGGACAAATACTCCAATGAAAACAAAGAAGATGCTTCTTTCATCTATCGAAGCAGTAGCATGGAGCACATCGTGGAAATGGCAAAACGGTTGGCGCAGGTAGACTCCACCGTCATTTTGCTCGGGGAATCAGGGGTCGGCAAAGGCGTCCTAGCCAAGTACATTCATAAAAACAGTGCACGTAAGGATAAACATTTCGTCCAGATTAATTGCGGCGCGATTCCCGATACCCTGTTGGAATCGGAGTTGTTCGGTTACGAAAAGGGAGCTTTTACGGGGGCAGGCAAAGAAGGCAAAATGGGTCTATTTGAAAAAGCAAACGGCGGAACTCTGTTCTTGGATGAGATTGGTGAATTGCCGCTCAGGCTGCAAGTGAAGCTGTTAACCACTCTGCAGGAAAAAACGATTACGCGCCTGGGAGGTTCCACTCCGAAGAAAATTGATATCAAATTGATTACAGCAACCAACAAAAACCTAAAGAGAATGGTGGAAAACGGTGAATTTCGTGAAGACCTCTACTACCGGATTCACGTGATCCCCATGGAAATCCCACCACTCAGAGAGAGACCAGAGGAGATTCCTTTACTCACCCGTTATTTTCTCGATTATTACTCACGTAAATACAATTTGAATAAACAGCTGAGCGACAAGTGTTATCATATCTTGGAGAAATACGAGTGGCCGGGGAATGTACGTGAACTGGAAAATCTAATTGAAAGACTGGTAGTCACCTCAAAGGGAGACATTATTACGAGCGAACAGATCCCCAGCAGTATCACCAATATGGTAGCAAGCGGAAAGAACGGAATCAAAGTCTTTGATCTACTCCCGATAACGGAAGCGGTTGAGGAAGTGGAGAGACAGCTGTTACAACGAGCTTTTGATCTGTACAAAACCACGACGAAGATGGCAGAGGCACTAGGAATCAGCCAGCCGAGTGTAAGCAGAAAGCTGAAGAAGTACAATATTCAATAA
- a CDS encoding coiled-coil domain-containing protein: MFSKAKMGMLMGAMAAVLSIGSLGSALAADTTQTQTQNLNKPTEVKFGGKMEHHGGFGISFKENKELLSLLKLDADKLQEELKAGKTLAAVAEAQGVDEDDVIALLVKQQEEKLAEAVKAGKLTQEQADKMNENAADRVKAQLENTHEGKGLGGFGFGFGYDKNEELLSLLKLDATKLQEELKAGKTLAAVAEAQGVDEDDVIALLVKQQEEKLLEAVKAGKLTQEQADKMNENAADRVKAQLENTHQGRGPGGFGFDYDKNEELLSLLKLDAAKLQEELKADKSLAAVAKVQGVDEADVIALLVKQQEEKLAEAVKAGKLTQEQVDKMNENATDRVKAMVESTHQDRGHGKGMAFGFGVGKNEDLLALLKLDEAKLKEELTAGKSLAQIAEAQGVDEDDVIALLVKQQEERLAEAVTAGKLTQEEADKRSEEFEAVTKKVVEGTFEKVVFPRKDKDSAEQATTEQE, translated from the coding sequence ATGTTTAGCAAAGCAAAAATGGGAATGCTTATGGGAGCAATGGCAGCAGTGTTGAGTATCGGAAGTCTAGGAAGCGCACTGGCAGCTGACACGACACAAACACAAACTCAAAATTTGAATAAACCGACAGAAGTGAAATTCGGAGGCAAAATGGAACACCACGGCGGCTTCGGAATCTCATTCAAAGAAAACAAGGAGCTCCTGTCTCTCTTGAAGCTGGATGCGGACAAACTCCAGGAAGAGCTGAAAGCAGGGAAGACGCTGGCTGCGGTAGCAGAAGCACAAGGCGTGGATGAGGATGACGTCATTGCTCTCTTGGTGAAACAACAGGAAGAAAAGCTGGCAGAAGCCGTGAAAGCAGGCAAGCTGACCCAAGAACAAGCGGACAAAATGAATGAAAACGCAGCGGACCGAGTGAAAGCGCAGTTGGAAAATACGCACGAGGGCAAAGGCCTAGGTGGTTTCGGATTTGGCTTTGGCTATGACAAGAATGAAGAGCTGCTTTCCTTGCTGAAGCTGGATGCGACCAAATTGCAAGAAGAGCTGAAAGCAGGAAAAACGCTGGCAGCGGTAGCAGAAGCGCAAGGCGTGGACGAAGACGATGTGATCGCCCTTTTGGTGAAACAACAAGAAGAAAAGCTGTTGGAAGCCGTGAAGGCGGGCAAGCTGACCCAAGAACAAGCGGACAAAATGAATGAAAACGCAGCGGACCGCGTAAAAGCGCAGCTGGAAAACACTCATCAAGGTAGAGGTCCAGGCGGTTTCGGGTTTGACTATGATAAAAATGAAGAGCTCCTGTCCCTGCTGAAGCTGGATGCAGCGAAACTCCAGGAAGAGCTAAAAGCGGACAAATCATTGGCAGCGGTAGCGAAAGTGCAAGGCGTGGATGAAGCTGATGTGATCGCTCTTCTGGTGAAACAACAGGAGGAAAAACTCGCAGAAGCCGTAAAAGCAGGCAAGCTCACGCAAGAGCAAGTCGATAAAATGAATGAGAATGCAACCGACCGTGTCAAAGCCATGGTGGAAAGCACACATCAAGATCGTGGTCACGGAAAAGGAATGGCATTTGGATTTGGAGTCGGGAAAAACGAAGACCTCCTCGCGCTCTTGAAACTGGACGAAGCCAAACTGAAAGAAGAACTGACAGCAGGCAAATCGCTGGCACAAATTGCTGAGGCGCAAGGTGTGGATGAAGACGATGTGATCGCCCTCTTGGTGAAACAGCAAGAAGAAAGACTGGCCGAAGCAGTAACAGCCGGTAAGCTCACACAAGAAGAAGCGGACAAACGCAGCGAGGAATTCGAAGCCGTAACTAAAAAAGTAGTGGAAGGAACTTTTGAAAAAGTAGTCTTCCCTAGAAAAGATAAAGATTCCGCTGAGCAAGCTACAACCGAACAAGAATAA
- a CDS encoding GMC family oxidoreductase produces MDKRKYADDADVCIVGAGAAGGVLAYELAKAGLRVVVIEAGPFWDPQSDFASDELSMRRLAWQETRLVAGKDPLRLGHNNSGRGVGGGTVHFTGVFLRFHESDFRTKTLDGVGEDWPITYQDLAPYYDKIEREIAVSGPSHFPWGAFRGPYPYPVREPISANSQLFREACEKLGYDSVVAPLAILSAPFDGRPPCINRGFCNQGCMPNAKYSGLIHHIPKAIAEGAEVLSDCMVTEILTAGDRVSGVLFTHDGLTHRQMARVVILAGFVIETPRLLLNSANSRFPDGLANSSGWVGKAIMPHSSHDVYGRLPEEVRLYKGTPVLSLTQHFYETDRDRGFARGYTLNAHGARPVAMAGAIAAEREDGSFLWGKQLRETMLDYNMYNRVTLVGEVLPHPDNAITLSGEKDEYGMPIPKVTFSYQDNDRQLYQHAIGTMQQIVEAMGGISEHVVSDTAHLMGGCRMGHDPSSSVVNEFGQSHDISNLFITGASTFVTSSASNPTNTVMALAARTADKLIEAMKQQDL; encoded by the coding sequence ATGGATAAGCGAAAGTACGCGGACGATGCCGATGTGTGCATTGTCGGAGCAGGAGCGGCAGGGGGAGTGCTCGCCTATGAACTGGCAAAAGCGGGACTGCGTGTTGTTGTCATTGAAGCTGGACCATTCTGGGATCCGCAGAGTGATTTTGCCAGTGATGAGCTCTCCATGCGCAGATTGGCCTGGCAAGAGACTCGACTCGTGGCGGGAAAGGATCCGCTGCGTTTGGGTCACAACAATTCGGGGCGGGGTGTAGGAGGGGGAACCGTCCATTTTACGGGCGTATTCCTCCGATTTCATGAGAGTGATTTCAGGACCAAGACATTGGATGGGGTAGGCGAAGACTGGCCGATTACGTATCAAGACCTTGCTCCGTACTACGATAAGATCGAACGGGAAATTGCCGTCTCTGGACCCTCGCATTTTCCGTGGGGCGCTTTTCGCGGCCCTTATCCGTACCCGGTACGTGAGCCGATCAGCGCCAATTCGCAGCTGTTTCGAGAGGCGTGTGAGAAGCTGGGCTACGACAGTGTCGTTGCTCCTCTCGCGATCTTGTCAGCACCCTTCGACGGACGGCCCCCTTGCATCAACCGTGGCTTTTGCAATCAAGGCTGTATGCCAAATGCCAAGTACAGTGGGTTGATTCACCACATTCCCAAAGCCATTGCAGAAGGAGCGGAAGTGTTGTCCGACTGCATGGTCACGGAAATATTGACTGCAGGGGATCGAGTGAGCGGCGTCCTTTTCACACACGACGGTCTGACACATCGACAAATGGCACGGGTCGTCATTTTGGCGGGATTTGTGATCGAAACGCCAAGGCTGCTCCTGAACTCCGCGAACTCCCGTTTTCCTGACGGCCTCGCCAATTCGAGCGGGTGGGTGGGCAAAGCAATCATGCCCCATTCCAGCCACGATGTATATGGGCGTCTACCAGAGGAGGTTCGGTTGTACAAGGGGACGCCTGTCCTTTCACTCACGCAGCACTTTTACGAAACGGACCGGGATCGAGGGTTTGCCCGGGGGTATACGCTGAATGCACACGGAGCGAGGCCGGTCGCGATGGCAGGGGCTATCGCCGCTGAGCGGGAGGACGGATCGTTTCTATGGGGAAAACAGCTTCGGGAGACGATGCTTGACTACAATATGTACAATAGGGTGACTCTGGTGGGGGAAGTGCTACCCCATCCGGATAATGCCATTACGCTGAGCGGGGAAAAGGACGAATACGGAATGCCGATTCCCAAGGTCACTTTTAGCTACCAGGACAATGACCGCCAGCTATACCAGCACGCCATCGGGACCATGCAGCAGATTGTGGAAGCGATGGGAGGAATCTCAGAACATGTCGTCTCGGATACGGCTCATTTGATGGGAGGTTGTCGAATGGGACATGACCCATCGAGCTCGGTAGTCAACGAATTTGGGCAGTCGCACGATATTTCCAACCTTTTCATAACAGGTGCTTCTACCTTTGTTACATCCAGTGCCAGCAATCCGACAAATACAGTAATGGCGCTGGCTGCGCGTACCGCGGACAAGCTGATTGAGGCGATGAAACAGCAAGATTTGTAG
- a CDS encoding gamma-type small acid-soluble spore protein codes for MPKQNNQAGMNQAKNAQNAANAQNAANAQNTATEFASETNVSEVRRQNQQSAASSQQSGQATE; via the coding sequence ATGCCTAAACAAAACAATCAAGCTGGAATGAACCAAGCGAAAAATGCACAAAATGCGGCTAACGCACAAAATGCAGCTAACGCGCAAAATACCGCTACTGAATTCGCTAGCGAGACTAACGTGTCTGAGGTTCGTCGTCAGAACCAACAATCCGCTGCTTCTTCTCAGCAATCTGGCCAAGCTACTGAGTAG
- a CDS encoding ABC transporter ATP-binding protein gives MLEVSNVEAGYGKIQILNDLSLTAKENKLTLLIGPNGAGKSTLLKTIFGFVTPSRGSIRFQGEEISGHPSHQLASLGIGFLLQRVSVLPDLTIEENLKLGAWSFKKESARVAQRIEYMYEKFPILKQKRRESAGLMSGGQKRMLEIARTLMPGPKLILVDEPSAGLSPKIAKEVYRVLHELKDEGITLLMVDQNIRESIAYSDYVYVLERGQVSSESAAEDIEKNLKQVVESWLKF, from the coding sequence ATGCTGGAAGTGTCCAATGTTGAAGCAGGGTACGGTAAAATCCAAATTTTAAATGATCTGTCGTTAACGGCGAAAGAGAACAAGCTGACTCTCTTGATCGGACCAAACGGTGCCGGGAAATCGACGCTGTTGAAAACTATCTTTGGATTCGTTACACCGAGTAGAGGTTCGATTCGCTTTCAGGGGGAAGAGATCAGTGGCCATCCTTCCCATCAGTTGGCCAGCCTGGGGATCGGCTTTCTATTGCAGCGGGTCAGTGTATTGCCGGACTTGACGATTGAAGAAAATCTAAAGCTGGGTGCTTGGTCATTTAAGAAGGAGTCAGCGAGAGTGGCCCAGCGTATCGAATATATGTATGAAAAGTTCCCGATCCTCAAGCAGAAACGAAGGGAGTCGGCTGGCTTAATGAGTGGCGGGCAGAAACGGATGCTGGAAATCGCCCGAACGCTGATGCCAGGTCCAAAACTCATTCTGGTCGATGAACCGTCAGCCGGGCTGTCACCCAAAATAGCTAAAGAAGTATACCGTGTTCTCCATGAGCTCAAAGACGAGGGCATCACTCTATTGATGGTGGATCAAAACATTCGGGAGTCCATCGCTTACTCCGATTACGTGTATGTTTTGGAACGTGGTCAGGTCTCTTCGGAGAGTGCGGCAGAGGACATCGAGAAGAATTTAAAACAGGTGGTTGAATCATGGCTCAAGTTCTGA